The DNA window AAGTcatataaaatcttgaattaaacGAACAAGTAGCTGTTGCaatctaagaaaataatattcatcaatttttagGTGTAGGTAAACTAATCagacattgaatttattttctaaagattactaattcgagtctcacaaacctcaaagctattaaaaacttatatgatcattaatttcagaactcatgaaattaattgagatacgcAAAAGTTATTCCGAACACTCAcgttgttaataataataataataataataataatattcatagtCTTCTagagatttaataataataatgttcatAGTCTTCTAGAGATTTGGAAAGTTATCAATGTAGTTAATTCAAAGTGATCATTACTTTCCatgctttttttcttaacaaaaaattaactaatatatctttaatatacttctataaaaattatttttcacttttagaaattaagttggtaattttaaaatcttcatccaactttttttcttacatttttaaTTGTCTTGCTTTAAAGCAAAgtagtaaaaactaaaaaataaaggattaatTATAGCCTCTAAATGATTTTACTCACaaatataacataaaagaattatcatatatttaacCTCGCCGCATAGGATGacgatgacaaaaaaaaaaaaaaaagaagctctaGAACTCTACTTTGCCACATAAGTGTAAAGAGATCCGTAAGCTACACGCCAAATCCATCCTATGCCATTCCTATGTCATAGCAGGCAACCACGACTTgcaaacaacataaaaacattCCAACGAACGACCTGCCGTTAAAATACCTTATTTTGACAGCTTTGTTGACTGATTGATATTGTATTCTTACATGATCCAGTGACAAGTTTATTGAGGTTTATTCCCATGCATTTCTGGCTGTTAATTTAATGGTTTCAATAtgtctaaaaaaattcaagttgtttaagaataaatttatgtATTGGATAATCGGTTGATATcttgattttatcaattcaattcaTTCTTTTTTGCTAAGATGACCAGTGGAATGtgatgttagagaataatataaatcatattctgaaatctcatctaaaagcttaagtttttgggttgagatggttatttcacatagtatcagagccttgatgaccaagttgtatcgagttcgaatctcatcatcctcatttatttgataaaaattaagcataaggtaatataggtatgtgcaagtttcaagttcaaagggctttcacttgaaggggtgtgttagagaataacataaatcatatcctggaacctGATATttacaaaagatttttttttaatggattttaagACTCTCCAATatttaagtaaatattttttaaaagaaaatacaacgATATTTTAAAGAGACTCTAAAAATGAATGTGCCATAGAGAATGAATATTGAAAACCCTTTCTTCTAGAATCTAATATGTCTTTATAGtctatcatttttatcctttgatCCAGGTGAGGATTAAAAGGTCCTTTTTTTATGATAGAAAATATATCTGATTTATTAGAGGAGAAATATATCTAacttataagagaaaaaatatatttgattttatcagaGAAAAATATCTCTAACTTTATcagaggaaaaatatttttatatgcatGTGGGCTCAATGCTTTTTCTAACTTtattagagggaaaaaaaattctcgagctccaatttattttattgaaaagatgaaagttcaaaaacatatcaataataacattcttttcattaagaaaacccaaaaacaccatgatcaacttttttttaatagttggaATTGTTAACCGAtcactttttctcttcttcctcatctTGAACAACTTTCTCTCATCTATTTCAAAGCTTATGGagtgaaacataaaaataaataaagtttaggatctaaacataaaattataaaattacaggGATATAAAAATTAGTGCATGGAGAAATTTTggacaaaaataaattctcttGCATGAATTTGAAACAAGCtcagtgaatttttttattattttgatccttcttcttctaattaattttacacatcaaatttaaattttatttttttaaattgacctcaaattcaatcatgaaatttcatcaaacactttGAGCAAGAATAGTAGAAAACTATTTTCTTGTCACGTAAAAAtatgcaaagaaaagaagatattaATACATAAcatcacatgaaaaaaataaaattaaaaaaaaatttaataggaaaaaaacacaattcattAAACAGTGTCATCCACAATCATATTCCtcctcagaaaaaaaaacatattttttttcaggtttattGTATAATGTCACACTCTAAAAAGGTAATTTCAGTTTAAAATCTCAATTCAATGAAAGCAAAGGTTTGGaaatatacaaaagaaaaaacaaaacaggaaTCAAGTTTCCATTGTCacgtgaaaggaaaaaaagaaagaaaaaaaagagagagttctTATGGTCAACGTAAATCCACGAGGTTGAAACTTTCATTGAGAGAGAGGAggtcattaaaaaacataaaagtctTCGCTTCGAGAATTAAGATTGTCTCTAttctctaacttttttttttcctccttgtCACCGAACAGACTTCTGCGTGCTTAAAGGTGCAAGCTGCCTTCGATTCGGATTGTGAGATTCCGCCGCCATACAGTTTTTCTACTCTCTAGATGGCAAATGCGCACACAAGCAGTTGCATGCGATGTTCTTAAGCCTTTGTGGTCACATGCTCCGCTCACTTACCTTGAATATTATTCACATTCGCTAGATTATACATAATCCTTTGCCGGCCCCTAATTTAACTTGGATTAGGTCTTAACTATTTGTAATGAGATTTTAGTTTAGTGATAAACTAGTTTATATGGTCGCACTACACAATTATTTGAATGTAGATAAACGTTCAGGTCACaggaaaatatttaataatctGCAAGCCCTTTGACCCGATTCCTTGCttaccaaaatttaaaattatactaTGTGAGAGTTATCTCGATGTGATCCATTCAAATTAATAGGTCTGAAGATAAACCAAacgttcaataaaaaaatagtttgactttaaaaataataatccaagattattttttctttaatatcgagacgacaacatattggatcgatctTGGCTTTGCGGCTTAACCCGCTAAATCCACGATCCTGGTGATGAACTCCACTGGgtttaggaattttttttaaaaaactattttttatttaattatacaatagcAAAAATAGACGTTTGTAAAATCAAGAGCAAGATAAATGTcaagatgtttgtttgagactgcgataacttcataaaaggcaaaccaaaacaatttatgaagacaaacttaaaatcaagcaaatgttggaggatgaaattaaaaaaaaaaacaaaaaaaaaatgaaaaaaagaaaaaggccacCTCCTTCACTATCCTTATGAACAATGAAAGAGGTGGTTGTACTCCTAGTTTTTTAGAGTAGTAAGGTGATAGTTTTAGGGCTTGTTCgggagtgtggttgcagttgcttttcaaagtgcttttcatgccgaaatgcatcaaaataatattttttatttttaaaaattatttttgagattagcgcatcaaaacgatccaaaacatataaaaaaataatttttagcaaaaacaaaaattgatttttttgaaaacacgggttgacccgcgtttccaaacgctcCTTTAATCTCTTATGCATGATTTAGTTTCTTTTACAATTTTAGAGTAATAAGGTAATAGTAGTAAGACACACCAAGATGCATGTTTCTTTTACAATGTTTTTAGCCATTTGGATTTAGGCCCAAACAGCTAGATTCGACTCAAACTCTCTCTCATCTTCccatattttttctctctcctacttCTTACATGGCCTATACAAACCATACCTTGGCACAcatctcaatatattttcaagttttgaaaaGTCAGAATATGACATCACGCATCGCCCATGcacataaaattttttatgctttactAACAAATTCTTTACAAGTACACATTTTTATGTAAGGTTGGCACCCATTTCCAAACAATTATCATAGTACAAACATGCACcatattttatgcaaaacaatcGCCTTCTTTAATGCTAATGGTTATTTTTTGCCAACATGTCACTGATAATTACCAGCCTATTCACCAAAGGACAAACACTACCATCAATGGTGGGCACAATATTTTCACCAATCAATTATCATGTAACTCACCACCTCCCGGAGTGAGTTGACATGATGAAAATCTATGAATACCTTAGGTCATTAGGTAAATGAGAGAGGTTCTTAGACTCAACACTTTTTTATTCTACAATAATTCACTCttacacatatatatttttttactcataCATTTACTGACTTAAATATTATATGGTCCCTTGTTTCAAGAGGgcttgtttttttaagagatcTTCTAGCTGCCAGTCAAGCCTAATTTTTAGGTACAAAACCTATATTTCAAGCCTAGGCTCTAGATCATAGCCCatgaaaaacctaatttttatgtaaAGTTTTTTCACGACTTTATTAGTAGCCTTATTTAtgtaaaattgaacaaaaagctaattaatttctaattcaCACCTTCCACCAAAAATTCTTTTCATGGGTAAAGAAACTCCAAGACAAGAGAGAGAAACTAATCTCACTATCACAAGAATTTGTGACTCTCTTTTaccctattttttaattatattacttTCATTTTTTAGCTCTGattttgctctcttttttcctcCTAATTTAGAATATTAGTTCAATCCTTGTAGAGAGATTACTGAGTAATAATTCTTTTAAGTTCATTAGACTTTGTTTAGCATAGCATCTAAATAAGGCTTCTAGATAAGAATGTGTAATTAGAATTTTGAGAGACTTATTGAAATTAGTCATTATGCTTTAAAGATAAAAAGTTTATCCTTGACAACAACAAAACTTTCAGcttgacaacaacaacaacacacttgtacccctctctctctctctatttttttttccaaccccTTTCTCCTTGTTTTTTATCTACTCTCTCGGTCAGCCTTCCTCCTCTTTTTtaggtagcggttgtttttcaaataacttttcgtgccgaaatgcatgtcaatgatgtttttttatttttttaaaattatttttgacatcagcacatcaaaacgatcgaaaacatacaaactatattaaatttaacaaataaaaaaattaaatttttttaaaaatacaatttatacTGCGTTCCCAAACGCATTCTTAATCGCCATTCCTCCCAGTTCTAACTTATTTGTAAGAATAACGTAGCTCATGGAAACACGCAAGTCTCACGTACATTACTAAACAAACCGTAGTTGAGAAGTGCAGTTTgttgaaaaaagttttttcttgtcttgtagtttgaaaaacttatttgtgacaaaaaaaaaaaaaaagtacttctCAAGTGTGGTTTTCGAATTTGGTTACGCATATGAGACATGTACAATCTTAATCAattgtgatatttttataaacatttttttaataattaaatattttaatcaatatgctaaatttcttcaaaaaaatcgAGTACGGCAACCTTTAAGTTTGATTTCAAGTTCTATTGGAACAATAATAAGCAAATAACttggtattttaataattgGACCGCTCCAATCATTATATATCCGAGCTAGAAAATAGAGACTGCAATATGATATCCATGCGTTGTGATTGGTCAATTATGTTTAGGGATGAAAATGAAGTTCTACGAAAGTCGAGGATGTTTCCTtcagttttatatatttttataaagacCCTCTAACCTCTAAATATATCCTTCTCCATTCAAATTAGAGATAAGCATCTCTAATGGAAGTGTACCTAGTTAcgtaaatcatgaaaaaatagaatatttctCAAATAAACTTAATCAAGCTAATCCTATTATTTCTTAAGATATATAGtaaaaagtataaatataaaaaaattaattaattatatataaatttagacATGGAGATTCATTAGATTAGATTGGAGGATACAAACTTTGGGATCgtatttaagatatttaaataaataaaggcgAGCCTAAGCAGAAACTTGTGCCTTCCGAGATGGGCTGTGATGATTGGGATGTTGacaatggattaaaaaaaatctaaagtatTTGGTCCATGATAAATAAAAGACTATCATGTGATGATATCGAAGTCACTCGCTTTGTTAAGCAGAATTATTATGTTGCAGAAAGTGGGTTAAGATTTAAAGCTATCTTCTATTAGTAGGGCCTAAATAACCTCCAAAAAATCCTATGTCGGCTATGGAACTTACACCTTCAATTTACTAAATTAAAAGCGTCTCgattttctcatttcttttttttaaaaaatcaacagaatGTTGCCGGGGATGATTATGGTTACACGTGTATCAGATTTCTTAaggggttttattttttattttttattattattattattactaaacAAGCACATTTTGACAAGAGATTTGAGTATAAAACatatgatagaaaaatattggaaaaatagtatattttccCTTAACTGATAAAATCGCAGATGGAGGAACAGAAGACATGAAATGCCCAGATTCAGAGTTCTTCATGTATGTGTTTTGCTTCAGATGATTCCGACCGCCTTGGAGACCAAAGAGATAATTCTGATGGCTGTCAACATCCTGTTCAACCTGTGATGGAAAATGGCTTTCTTCATCTGCTCCGCCATTTGTTGCCAAGTTCATGCCAGAAAACGCAGCTACCAACTCTGAGGGCTCCCTGATAGTACCAGATGAGACACCAATGAATGAGTTTGAACTAGCAGTGCCTCTCTTTTCAGATGTGCTAACTCTCCCTTGTCCAATGGGTGTAGGACATGGACTAAGGGCCCTGGCAAGGTGTTGAGGATCAGGAGTACTAGTGCTCCTAGACAAGGAGGCACCTAGAGCAGCAGCATATATAACTATAATAAGGTTGGCCTATATTTTGGACAGAAGAGGAGCCATGGCCATTTGCACCAGATCGTAAAATATCCGCAGATGAGGAGTttgagttaacccggattttttttctttttaattaatttttttgtttagttcagtttattaatgttcactttttttttagttaccagacattcatgacacggatcccgggtttaacaggttaacttgatttgacgagttaacctgaatttttttttttttttgcttttttttttctttttaattatttttttcgttagTTTAGTtgtaatgttaaatttctttttatttattttttttttcttcttagaggtttttttttctttttaattttatttatttaattaatttagtttattaatattaaatgtttttctaagtagttctcggctgatgcctttagtttttttttttatgcctttgactgtgaactgcacagtgcagtccacagtgaaaaggctgatgccttttttttaattaatttttttcgtttaatttaaattgatgttaaatttttttctatttagttatcaaactttcattacacgGATTTCGggtttgacaaataaaaaacacctacTTATTCTGATCACATCAGGTTAATATCTATCGGGTTTAGATTAAATAGTTGTAtctttagaaatattaaatctcTTTCTCATCTTAAGATTGATCTTGATATGAAGTGAAAAGTTTGAacagaaaacattttttaaaagaagaagaagatttaagGTTGTGTTTCCTTCtgaattagaaaataaagattaaatgtTAATAGATGAAGTGTTAAGTGATTAAGGATAATGATATAAAAGAATGGTtgaattataaagtttaaatatattttagagatgtataaaaaaatatttataatgatGAGACTCATAATGCTTtaactaatattaaatttaaatataataaataaataatatgcaaGAAAGTTAAATGTTAATCCCATAAACTCTTCTCTCTTTCCCATTATTATATAGACAGAGAGCGGTAGTTCTCTGGACCATCAGCCCTTGTCTACTGTATCCTCCTAGCATAGGTTTCAATTCGATCCAGCTCTTAGAAAAGGAGGTTTTTTTATTGGGCTATTTTCGGGCCTTGCAAGAGGAAGCAACCTTTCGTTCGTTGGGCCTCTGACATGAACTGGGGATATACATCAAATGCTGGCCCATAAACATGTGAAGTTAGCATTTGATTTAGTGGGCTGGAATCTCCACCCAGGCCTGCCTAATGAGAACCGGGCCGGATTCCGAGACCGATGAACCCTACAGCACTTTCTACCCGATCACCTCATCATTTTTGTCCTTTATTGGTAAGTCTGCGGGTGTGAATGCAACAGAAGACGAACAAGATGCAGGCTTGCTTGTACTAAGCGGGAGGAAATTGACGAGTAATCCACCAGCTCCATGTTTTTCCCGTTATCAGAAGAGGTCTTGGTCTTTTGTCGTCGAATAAGAACTCCTTCGTGTGCCTTGCGTCAAGTCAATTTGTGATGGGCTAGAATCGGATTTTCATGATTTGGTTCCTGTTAAAGCGAAGCAAGAATGAGATCTAGCACATGACTTGCTTCGGTCATTCTTGTTCATAACAAGTTCCGCTGTagcaatcatttcatttttgaaaaaaagaagagagagatgtTGACCATCATATGATTTATGCTTCATTGATGTAGTGCCGTCGTTttgagatttatatatatagcattaATTACCCCTCTGGATTCTCccttttattcatgtaaaatgATGATGTTAAATTGTGCTTTAATAAACtgtcaaagaaaatatatacttcttttcaaaataatcgGGATTAAGAAGGAACACGTGAAGAACTTTCGCTCATCACTACGTCCCAAAATCTATTGAAAACAAAGGACACTACTGAAAGTGAAAAGTAAAGCAATTTCAACGCACATAAACGTTAAATTTGACTTAAATTGGATGCAAGGTGGCATGAGCTGAATGGTTTTGCATGAGAGTATTATAGACCTTGGAACACCTAATTAAGTAGGATTAATACGCGATGAGACGTTTTTGTCCAAAACTAAGGAGTCTTTTTCCTGTTTAACAGAGACATTGAGACCAGCCTTgaagttcaatatatatatttattatacatgTGTTGCCGGAAGTTTTAGGGGTCACGGCAAACGCGCCTGGTTGTCCGTTCGAAAACCTATTTTAGGTCCCTAATTAAATCTAGTGCTGTTGTTTCAAACCTTGGCTAACATGATCAGATGAAACaccaaagaataataataaacaaaaaaattagggattaaaatgaaaaaacgaTGAGATATTAGATGAATcttagttaacttgttaaatgaaaaatgaagtaACGCGGTACCatttacttttcctttttttcaacCTAATTGGGCCTTTGTTGGACTCGTATGAGATAGATTTTTAGAACTAATTTGAAGAATTATCTAAGAATCATGGActataataaagaaattatCAAAGAATTTATCATTGCATATGCCAGCATATGAGATAGCCGAACCGCATGGGGCTTCACCGAGTTCTATTCAAGgttttcttggatgattttagaattattataaCGAGTTTTCTCTCCTAGTACAGCGCGTGTTATCAGTGAGTCAATGACTTGGCTCCGGCTGCCATTTTTTCGTtatctcccttttctttctctccattAATTTGTGAGCAACACCGATGAAAAATAACTATTGTTCCTGTTCATAGTAGGATGTACAGTAATTCTTCTATGGCAATTAGTTTTTTCTACATTTCTCTCTCCCGTGCAACACCTGAGGGGGGGGGAAAAAACCTACCGTTCCTGCAATcagtttttttatctataataaGAGCTTCTAAACTCAACCTCCAGACACGATCAGGGATTCCAAAATTAGCTTGAAATTAGGCTCCGCCGTGCCATCTACAGTGGGCCACAAGTGCGTTATGGGTCCATAGCCCACGAACTCCAGCCCAACAGATGATCGAACAAGCATAAGATCGATGTTCGCAAAATTTGGAGAGGTCTCACACTGCATGTAATTTTGCCAAATCTTagatatgatgatgatgatgttcaTTGATCAACGCATTTTATGGTAACATTAAGCATCTTTCGCCACCATTTTGTGTTTGgtggaaaatatattaatatcatgGTATGGTGATATCAATCAGGCTATGCACGCAGCTTCTTAAATCGGAGAAGGCAGCAGCGTAGGAGAACAAGCAATCAATAATCCAACTGAAACTACGAGTAAGATTCGGTTCCTTGGCTATTTCGAAGAATTCGAAGCCATAGCTGTCAGCATCCCTATAAAGACATCCAACAAAGGAATTTCCCTTCCATTCTACCGCGCATTATTTGGGCCCCCACCATCTTGCTTTTGTCGGCTCCCCTCTCTCTCCATGAACCTTCCATTTTCATTTCTGAATGAAGAGCTTTCCTTACAATCCGGCCccttaatataaactaatttattacACTAACAAAGAAATACAGGCGAAGCTGGTAAGTAAACAATAGATCCTTAATTTAGTACAAGGTTTGAAGATTTTGACTCCGCGACGCGTAATACCTGAGCCGTCTTAAAATATCTTCTCTCAGAAATTGTACTGTCAATTTTCAAATTGAGACCACATGACGAACCTCCACATTCTGTTCAAAACAGGCTTGAATCCAATCTGATTTTAATGGGTTCTGTTTCTGAAAGGATTGAGCTTAAGCGCTTGCAACAAGATTAATCAGCATTAATACTGGGACTGCTGTGCCGTTATTATACCTATTTAAAAGGAGCTTAATGTGAATGAAGATTGAGTTCTGATCAATGGATGCGAATTGTGCCAAAACCAAGGCTGGTTCATTATATTGCTTTATGGaggttgaaaataaataaataaaaatgacaatttAGAAAATAAGTTCGCAACGTATACCAGATGGACTGGTGTGAGCTTAGCTTAATTAATCTGCAagcaaagaatatatatatatatatatatagggtgaATAGGAAGTTGCCTCCGAAAGCATGAAAAAGTTGCCAATCTGTGAGAAAGGATCTTTTGACAAAATGCAGGAGAGGATGTTAAAGTAATCGACAATCCTATCTTTTTGATAAACCAAACAGAACCCAACCTTTGTTCATGAGTGGTCCAAAAGAAAACATGCACTAAAAGGAAAACAACAGGGGAGGGTAACAAGAGATTGAAGAAGAATCAAAGGACTTGTACATTATAAGGTCAAAAAGTTGGAACCCACCCACAGTACATACACTCATAATTCCACCCACGATGAATAAACAAATGGACAATCCACTGTTGAACGAAGATCTGACAAAGAATTCTCACATAAGATTGAACCAGCGCTGCCAACTAAAAAAATGCGATTAATACTACTCCCTTCCCCTTCCTGTTATGCGTGTGGTGtagtcaaaacaaattaacgCCCCTCTCTcttgctttgtgttttttttcacccTCTTTCCATCTTCATAAAGTGAACTCGCACATAAAGCCAGCATACAAACAATCTAAAACATTCTTTCTTGCACTAAGAACAGCTGCAGACAAAGGAGGTGAACACGATCCTTCTTTCCCtttccccccctctctctctgaaGTCATCAGTtgcttttctttccccttttcttCTGAATTTATGGATGCTGCTTCATGGCCACGGGTGGGTagatatatatttgttttgccAAGTATTATATAAAATCTTCTTTGTACAATTATGAGTTTCTCTGGTTTAGGGATTTTAAGGTTATATATGATCGACCATGTTCCAGTAGTTTGTTTTGAGAGATCGAATATTATTTGTTGTTTGtctgttttctctttttgtttgtcCTTGAGATCATCTTCATGCACAGTGCAGGTCCCTtctatttgaattttctttatggAAAGGTaaagtttaatttcttctttgaaCCATGCATGAAAGCAttcaactttttctttcttcacttttttGCTCATGTGATAACTTAtaaaggaaagggaaaaggcATGATTTGCTATTATCATTTgttcttttagggttttttttttccctctttaatTTCGTTTCTGCTTTTCCTTCATGGAGttaattaatttcctctttcaTGTAATTCTTCAGACAAAGAAACCTTATGCgtttttattatgtttgatCTACTAATTGTTATCCCATCAGCCATCTCTTAATAAGGTTTCAAGATTGCATGGTTTGATTACTTCGTTCAATATCGCTATGGATCTCCTTCATCATCTCAGTACTCTAGGGTTTGCAGGATATTAAACTGGCAAGACCCATGGAAGAGATGACATCAAATACATGCGGAAGGCCTGTGTTAGAGAGAAAAGCAAGGCCTCAAGAGCAGTTGAACTGTCCAAGATGTAACTCAACCAATACCAAGTTTTGTTACTATAACAACTACAGTCTCACACAACCAAGATATTTTTGCAAGACTTGCAGAAGGTACTGGACTGAAGGAGGATCTCTTAGAAACGTTCCTGTTGGAGGAGGTTCAAGAAAGAACAAGAGATCTACATCATCATCAGTAGCAGCATCTGCAGCTCCGTCGAAGCTCCCCGATCTCAACCCACCAAACCTCTCACACTTCTCTTCTCAGAATCCTAAGAGTGCCCATGAAGGTCAAGACCTTAATCTGGCATTCCCAGCTATGCAGGATAGTCAAGGTATATCTCATTATACTGAAGTGGCCAAAACTGAAAATAACAACTACAATCAACATAACTCTTATTCTTCTCCCTATACTTCATCTCCTATTTCAGCTCTGGAGCTACTAAGGAGTGGAATTGCTTCTAGGGGTTTGAATTCTTTTATCCCAACACCGATGCCAGATTCAAATACACTTTATTCTTCGGGTGGATTCCCTTTGCAAGAATTGAAACCAACTCTGAGTTTTTCTCTTGATGGGCTTGGAAGTAGATATGGAGTTCAAGAACATAATGGAAggcttttatttccttttggtGAACTGAAACAGCTTTCAAGCACAAATGAAGTTGATCAAAACAAGGGACAAGGGACTTCAAGTACTGGATACTGGAACGGAATGTTTGGTGGAGGATCATggtaaaagagagaagaaagagacaagGAGCCCAAGAAACAACTAtatcattctttcttttcactcCTTTTCACATGGTATTGGGTCACATGTTGAAAGCTGTTCATGACTAACATATATAGGACACATATGGTTTCTctttttgctttgctttgtaTTCTGCTCTTCACTCTTTTGAGCAGTGTAAAAATTTTGAAGCTCATTTGGTTTTTGGCTTCAAAAAGGGTTCTTACTCGTATAATGTTTTCAAGATAGAAGAAGATTTGAATATGAGTCTGGGTTTTCTCATGGCAGTAAGACTTGTATTCATAAAGTCTTCTATCAGGATTTGCACCTGCAGTATATTATTGTATTGAGTGTCCAGAGTTGGTTCGGTTAAGCTTTCAATGTATGCAATGAGACTGAGATTTGGAAGAagtttcaaggaaaaaaaaaattctatcagTTACATATCAACTTGGTTGCGAGCTAGGCTGGTTAGTGCTTCTGTGTGACCCCAACTGTCTC is part of the Populus trichocarpa isolate Nisqually-1 chromosome 2, P.trichocarpa_v4.1, whole genome shotgun sequence genome and encodes:
- the LOC7497268 gene encoding dof zinc finger protein DOF2.5 isoform X4 produces the protein MDAASWPRDIKLARPMEEMTSNTCGRPVLERKARPQEQLNCPRCNSTNTKFCYYNNYSLTQPRYFCKTCRRYWTEGGSLRNVPVGGGSRKNKRSTSSSVAASAAPSKLPDLNPPNLSHFSSQNPKSAHEGQDLNLAFPAMQDSQGISHYTEVAKTENNNYNQHNSYSSPYTSSPISALELLRSGIASRGLNSFIPTPMPDSNTLYSSGGFPLQELKPTLSFSLDGLGSRYGVQEHNGRLLFPFGELKQLSSTNEVDQNKGQGTSSTGYWNGMFGGGSW
- the LOC7497268 gene encoding dof zinc finger protein DOF2.5 isoform X3; translated protein: MDAASWPRGLQDIKLARPMEEMTSNTCGRPVLERKARPQEQLNCPRCNSTNTKFCYYNNYSLTQPRYFCKTCRRYWTEGGSLRNVPVGGGSRKNKRSTSSSVAASAAPSKLPDLNPPNLSHFSSQNPKSAHEGQDLNLAFPAMQDSQGISHYTEVAKTENNNYNQHNSYSSPYTSSPISALELLRSGIASRGLNSFIPTPMPDSNTLYSSGGFPLQELKPTLSFSLDGLGSRYGVQEHNGRLLFPFGELKQLSSTNEVDQNKGQGTSSTGYWNGMFGGGSW
- the LOC7497268 gene encoding dof zinc finger protein DOF3.7 isoform X7, with the protein product MDAASWPRDIKLARPMEEMTSNTCGRPVLERKARPQEQLNCPRCNSTNTKFCYYNNYSLTQPRYFCKTCRRYWTEGGSLRNVPVGGGSRKNKRSTSSSVAASAAPSKLPDLNPPNLSHFSSQNPKSAHEGQDLNLAFPAMQDSQALELLRSGIASRGLNSFIPTPMPDSNTLYSSGGFPLQELKPTLSFSLDGLGSRYGVQEHNGRLLFPFGELKQLSSTNEVDQNKGQGTSSTGYWNGMFGGGSW
- the LOC7497268 gene encoding dof zinc finger protein DOF3.7 isoform X6, which encodes MHSAGPFYLNFLYGKGLQDIKLARPMEEMTSNTCGRPVLERKARPQEQLNCPRCNSTNTKFCYYNNYSLTQPRYFCKTCRRYWTEGGSLRNVPVGGGSRKNKRSTSSSVAASAAPSKLPDLNPPNLSHFSSQNPKSAHEGQDLNLAFPAMQDSQALELLRSGIASRGLNSFIPTPMPDSNTLYSSGGFPLQELKPTLSFSLDGLGSRYGVQEHNGRLLFPFGELKQLSSTNEVDQNKGQGTSSTGYWNGMFGGGSW
- the LOC7497268 gene encoding dof zinc finger protein DOF2.5 isoform X1 is translated as MHSAGPFYLNFLYGKGLQDIKLARPMEEMTSNTCGRPVLERKARPQEQLNCPRCNSTNTKFCYYNNYSLTQPRYFCKTCRRYWTEGGSLRNVPVGGGSRKNKRSTSSSVAASAAPSKLPDLNPPNLSHFSSQNPKSAHEGQDLNLAFPAMQDSQGISHYTEVAKTENNNYNQHNSYSSPYTSSPISALELLRSGIASRGLNSFIPTPMPDSNTLYSSGGFPLQELKPTLSFSLDGLGSRYGVQEHNGRLLFPFGELKQLSSTNEVDQNKGQGTSSTGYWNGMFGGGSW
- the LOC7497268 gene encoding dof zinc finger protein DOF2.5 isoform X2 translates to MHSAGPFYLNFLYGKDIKLARPMEEMTSNTCGRPVLERKARPQEQLNCPRCNSTNTKFCYYNNYSLTQPRYFCKTCRRYWTEGGSLRNVPVGGGSRKNKRSTSSSVAASAAPSKLPDLNPPNLSHFSSQNPKSAHEGQDLNLAFPAMQDSQGISHYTEVAKTENNNYNQHNSYSSPYTSSPISALELLRSGIASRGLNSFIPTPMPDSNTLYSSGGFPLQELKPTLSFSLDGLGSRYGVQEHNGRLLFPFGELKQLSSTNEVDQNKGQGTSSTGYWNGMFGGGSW
- the LOC7497268 gene encoding dof zinc finger protein DOF2.5 isoform X5; amino-acid sequence: MEEMTSNTCGRPVLERKARPQEQLNCPRCNSTNTKFCYYNNYSLTQPRYFCKTCRRYWTEGGSLRNVPVGGGSRKNKRSTSSSVAASAAPSKLPDLNPPNLSHFSSQNPKSAHEGQDLNLAFPAMQDSQGISHYTEVAKTENNNYNQHNSYSSPYTSSPISALELLRSGIASRGLNSFIPTPMPDSNTLYSSGGFPLQELKPTLSFSLDGLGSRYGVQEHNGRLLFPFGELKQLSSTNEVDQNKGQGTSSTGYWNGMFGGGSW